From Halanaeroarchaeum sulfurireducens, a single genomic window includes:
- a CDS encoding RNA-guided endonuclease InsQ/TnpB family protein: MLETTRTYRAKIVNHPQVSDDLDECGHSASKLWNVARYHSEQEWDETGEIPSEADLKRELKDHERYSDLHSQSSQRVLEELAEAFNGWFKKRKNGDRDANPPGYRKRGDNHPRSTVTWKQNGIKHDSKHNQLRLSKGFNLKQHRSDFILAEYETRPDVTVENIQQVRAVWNGDRWELHLVCKVEIPVEDAPGDNTAGIDLGIKNYLAIAYDDGDAELYPGNVLKQDKHYFTRDEYDTEGKNGPSRRALRARQKLSRRKDHFLHALAKHVVERCIDHAVGRIAIGDLSQIREDENGDSRNWGMRGNKKLHGWEFDRFTTLLEYKAEEHGILVDRTSERDTSKTCSCCGRKLDANRVERGLYVCESCGATMNADVNGAVNIRRKITQNPPTGDMSNGRLARPAVHLFNQTSGRFAPSEQVGCKP; the protein is encoded by the coding sequence ATGCTGGAGACAACTCGCACCTATCGAGCAAAAATCGTCAACCACCCCCAAGTGAGTGACGACCTCGATGAGTGCGGACACTCAGCATCGAAACTGTGGAACGTCGCCCGCTACCACTCCGAGCAAGAATGGGACGAAACTGGAGAAATTCCGTCGGAAGCCGACCTCAAGCGTGAATTAAAAGACCACGAACGCTACAGTGACCTCCATTCTCAGTCAAGTCAGCGCGTTCTCGAAGAACTCGCTGAGGCGTTCAACGGATGGTTCAAAAAGCGCAAGAACGGTGACAGAGACGCGAATCCACCCGGCTACCGCAAACGAGGCGACAACCACCCACGCTCCACCGTGACGTGGAAGCAGAACGGCATCAAGCACGATTCCAAACACAACCAACTCCGGCTGAGCAAGGGCTTCAACCTCAAACAGCACCGCTCGGACTTCATTCTCGCGGAATACGAGACGCGACCAGACGTGACCGTGGAGAACATCCAACAAGTTCGGGCCGTGTGGAACGGCGACCGTTGGGAACTCCACCTCGTCTGCAAGGTCGAAATTCCCGTTGAGGACGCACCCGGCGACAACACGGCGGGTATCGACCTCGGAATCAAAAACTACCTCGCCATCGCCTACGACGACGGTGACGCTGAGTTGTATCCGGGGAACGTGCTGAAACAGGACAAGCACTACTTCACGCGCGACGAGTACGACACTGAAGGCAAGAACGGCCCGTCACGGCGTGCCCTTCGCGCTCGACAGAAACTTTCACGTCGGAAAGACCACTTCCTGCACGCGCTCGCCAAGCACGTCGTAGAGCGGTGCATTGACCACGCGGTCGGTCGCATCGCTATTGGCGACTTGAGCCAGATTCGTGAGGACGAGAACGGTGACTCTCGAAACTGGGGTATGCGTGGGAACAAGAAACTCCACGGCTGGGAGTTCGACCGCTTCACCACGTTGCTCGAATACAAGGCCGAAGAACACGGTATCCTCGTAGACCGAACGAGTGAGCGAGACACGAGCAAGACATGTTCGTGCTGTGGGCGAAAGCTCGATGCGAATCGTGTGGAGCGTGGCCTGTACGTCTGTGAATCGTGCGGAGCGACGATGAACGCAGACGTGAATGGTGCGGTGAACATTCGGAGAAAGATAACTCAGAATCCTCCTACGGGGGATATGAGTAACGGTCGTTTGGCACGGCCAGCAGTCCACCTGTTCAATCAAACCTCGGGGCGTTTCGCACCGAGCGAACAGGTTGGTTGCAAACCGTAA
- a CDS encoding metallophosphoesterase, translating into MVAADDAVIYVISDLHIGGDEQLEEAESLEELLGFLKRLATTDENAELIINGDAFGLWEITSVEGPEKFDYLLRRYPELFEQLRATGENIQITLVPGNHDHELAAYDEYIERFAKYNVTLVQDESITRSVGTRSVHFEHGHQQDPNNRIEDWGNPYATPLGYFYNTHVTSQAGQLSERGRYNWLKDVQAVTPTERMPVWLLSKYFYREMNPLLRYALVPFLLLFNISAVLAVVTGLQLADIWSFPVMWTVAFLDQFGRVGTALWFVLAVNVAVAGLLVLVGIPLYFIRRDVRITIQRFGIFETALTVDTETPYEEAAREVFADRPETAIFCYGHTHRPSVREIDEGLLVNTGTWLKRLHRRDGIIGILPPVFYPSYQLSAVRIAAESNGVAVEYETIEKPNPIRDELTLTERLVTLGREPNPELPDRAVVEDET; encoded by the coding sequence ATGGTAGCCGCCGATGATGCGGTCATTTATGTGATCAGTGACCTCCATATTGGCGGCGACGAGCAACTCGAGGAGGCCGAATCCCTCGAGGAGTTGCTTGGTTTCCTGAAACGACTGGCGACGACCGACGAGAACGCCGAGTTGATCATCAACGGTGACGCGTTCGGACTCTGGGAAATCACCAGTGTTGAGGGACCCGAGAAGTTCGATTATCTGCTGAGGAGGTATCCGGAACTGTTCGAGCAACTCCGCGCGACCGGCGAGAATATCCAGATTACCCTCGTGCCGGGCAATCACGATCATGAACTGGCAGCGTACGACGAGTACATCGAACGGTTCGCCAAGTACAACGTCACCCTCGTCCAGGACGAGTCGATCACTCGATCGGTCGGCACCCGATCGGTTCATTTCGAGCATGGCCACCAGCAGGATCCAAACAACAGAATCGAGGATTGGGGGAACCCGTACGCGACCCCGCTCGGTTACTTCTATAATACACATGTGACGAGCCAGGCGGGCCAGCTGAGCGAGCGGGGTCGGTACAACTGGCTCAAGGATGTCCAGGCGGTCACGCCCACCGAACGGATGCCGGTCTGGCTCCTCTCGAAGTACTTCTACCGCGAGATGAACCCCCTCTTGCGGTACGCCCTGGTGCCGTTTCTGTTGCTTTTCAATATTAGCGCCGTTCTTGCGGTCGTCACGGGACTTCAACTGGCCGATATTTGGTCATTTCCGGTCATGTGGACCGTGGCGTTTCTCGACCAATTCGGCAGGGTGGGCACCGCACTCTGGTTCGTTCTTGCGGTCAATGTGGCCGTCGCGGGACTGCTGGTGTTGGTCGGGATTCCGTTATATTTTATCCGTCGAGACGTTCGCATAACGATCCAGCGTTTCGGCATCTTCGAAACGGCGCTCACCGTTGACACCGAGACACCCTACGAGGAGGCCGCTCGCGAGGTCTTCGCCGACCGACCAGAGACAGCAATCTTCTGTTATGGTCACACCCATCGCCCATCGGTGCGTGAGATCGACGAGGGGTTGCTTGTCAACACCGGGACATGGCTGAAGCGCCTGCATCGTCGCGACGGCATCATCGGAATCCTGCCACCGGTTTTCTACCCATCCTACCAGCTGAGCGCTGTTCGAATTGCCGCCGAATCGAACGGTGTGGCAGTCGAGTACGAGACGATTGAGAAACCGAACCCGATCCGAGACGAGCTCACCCTCACCGAGCGGCTCGTGACCTTGGGTCGGGAACCGAATCCGGAGTTGCCCGACCGGGCAGTCGTCGAGGACGAAACCTAA
- a CDS encoding MBL fold metallo-hydrolase, which produces MASHEDVFIYDLPWSWGDVEEPLTVAVVETDEATVLVGTGDETTAADLLPVARENGVDVAIAEHGDGDHYGGIPALRDELDPTIAIPAADTGFLDEAGVPYDVELDPGATYWGVETIGVPGHTPGNMAFRYEDVLLAGDAVAGSDSAFAMEGEWPGALAPLGDAFNDDTERALESTSVLCEYDVETVVTAHGRNVHENADEEIDLLVDAIADRA; this is translated from the coding sequence ATGGCCAGCCACGAAGACGTGTTCATCTACGATCTGCCCTGGTCCTGGGGTGACGTCGAGGAACCGTTGACGGTCGCCGTCGTCGAGACGGACGAGGCCACGGTCCTCGTCGGCACCGGAGACGAAACGACGGCAGCGGATCTCCTTCCGGTCGCCCGGGAAAACGGTGTGGACGTCGCCATCGCCGAACATGGCGACGGCGATCACTACGGCGGGATTCCCGCCCTGCGAGACGAACTGGACCCGACGATCGCGATCCCGGCCGCCGACACCGGTTTTCTCGACGAGGCCGGCGTTCCCTACGACGTGGAACTCGACCCGGGGGCGACGTACTGGGGCGTCGAAACGATCGGGGTCCCAGGGCACACGCCCGGAAATATGGCCTTCCGCTACGAGGACGTCCTGCTGGCGGGCGACGCCGTCGCCGGCAGCGACTCCGCCTTCGCGATGGAGGGCGAGTGGCCCGGGGCCCTGGCGCCGCTGGGGGACGCGTTCAACGACGACACGGAACGGGCCCTCGAGAGCACCTCGGTCCTGTGCGAATACGACGTGGAGACCGTCGTGACTGCGCACGGCCGCAACGTCCACGAGAACGCCGACGAGGAGATCGACCTGCTCGTCGACGCCATCGCGGACCGGGCCTGA
- a CDS encoding Cdc6/Cdc18 family protein, with translation MIGDGNRGAVIADARVFQEDWVPGDMRHRDAELNLMASALEPVVAGEPGNELLLTGPSGTGKTCSAKFLLGKLRERVLDVDTQYVNCWSDYTRYRVLFRILDGIDSAEAIRNHSSASDLLERLRATDTPVVVILDEVDQLAEPTVLYDLYELPHVEMILIANGEAEVLAGIDDRLHSRLRTATRVSFDRYGTDALVSILDQRVQTGLQPGVVGRSELESIARAANGNARDAIAVLRSAAQLAESRDEEAITDAVVDDAVSDARTRVRRTLLEKLNDHQRVLYDLIAAEEPIGPGTLYEAYERAVEEPRTKRTLRSYLKKMEQYSLVVAEGAAQGRQYRTGDPGPDDRS, from the coding sequence GTGATCGGGGACGGAAACAGGGGCGCCGTCATTGCGGACGCGCGCGTCTTTCAGGAGGACTGGGTGCCTGGCGACATGCGCCACCGGGACGCCGAGCTCAACCTGATGGCCTCGGCGCTCGAGCCGGTCGTGGCGGGAGAGCCGGGCAACGAATTGCTCCTCACGGGCCCGAGCGGGACGGGCAAGACCTGCAGCGCGAAGTTCCTCCTCGGAAAGCTCCGCGAGCGCGTCCTCGACGTCGACACCCAGTACGTCAACTGCTGGTCGGACTACACGCGATATCGCGTGCTCTTCCGGATTCTCGACGGGATCGACAGCGCGGAGGCCATCCGCAACCACTCCTCGGCGAGCGACCTGCTCGAACGCCTCCGCGCAACCGACACTCCCGTCGTCGTCATCCTCGACGAGGTCGACCAGCTCGCGGAGCCGACGGTCCTCTACGACCTCTACGAACTCCCCCACGTCGAGATGATCCTGATCGCGAACGGGGAGGCCGAGGTACTCGCCGGGATCGACGACAGGCTGCACAGCCGGCTCCGGACCGCGACCCGGGTCAGCTTCGACCGCTACGGAACCGACGCGCTCGTCTCGATTCTCGATCAACGGGTGCAGACGGGGCTCCAGCCCGGCGTCGTCGGCCGGTCCGAGCTCGAGTCCATCGCCAGGGCGGCCAACGGAAACGCCCGTGACGCCATCGCCGTCCTCCGGTCGGCGGCCCAACTGGCCGAGAGTCGCGACGAGGAGGCGATCACCGATGCCGTCGTCGACGACGCGGTGAGCGACGCCCGAACGCGCGTGCGCCGGACCCTTCTGGAGAAGCTCAACGATCACCAGCGCGTCCTCTACGATCTCATCGCGGCGGAGGAACCCATCGGCCCGGGGACGCTGTACGAGGCGTACGAGAGAGCGGTCGAGGAACCGCGGACGAAGCGAACCCTGCGCTCGTACCTGAAGAAGATGGAGCAGTACTCCCTCGTCGTCGCCGAGGGGGCGGCACAGGGGCGGCAATACCGGACCGGTGACCCCGGTCCCGACGACCGATCATGA
- a CDS encoding lipoyl domain-containing protein, whose product MSGDRTPVAVDDIWPEDTDDEEGVVVDWYVSEGASVEDGETLCTIQVEKVDIDVPAPVGGTLAEIVLHEEQVCGPGDTLAWIES is encoded by the coding sequence ATGAGCGGTGACCGAACGCCAGTCGCGGTCGACGACATCTGGCCCGAGGACACTGACGATGAGGAGGGAGTGGTCGTCGACTGGTACGTCTCCGAAGGCGCGAGCGTCGAGGACGGCGAGACCCTCTGCACGATCCAGGTGGAAAAGGTCGATATCGACGTCCCCGCACCCGTCGGGGGAACGCTCGCCGAAATCGTACTCCACGAAGAACAGGTCTGTGGACCTGGCGACACGCTCGCCTGGATCGAATCCTGA
- a CDS encoding alpha-ketoacid dehydrogenase subunit beta gives MSDRQLTMSRAMVDAIAHEMREDEEVFVMGEDVADYEGIFDSTTGLREEFGYDRVMDTPISETAFIGAGVGAAQAGMRPIVELMFTDFFGVAMDQIYNNMAKNTYMSDGNVSVPMTLMTAVGGTYNDAAQHSQTLYGTFAHLPGMKVVVPSTAYDAKGLMHKAIRDDDPVVYMFHKRLMGLGWMPAPDGPKTAVPADDYTIPFGSADVKREGADVTVVTLGLHVHRALEAAEELAGDVDVEVIDLRTLVPLDTETVVESVRKTGNLVVVDEDYRSYGVTGEITARVAESALDDLSGVERVALPDVPIPYARPLENEVLPEAQDVIDAVRSLSP, from the coding sequence ATGAGCGACCGCCAGCTCACGATGAGTCGCGCGATGGTCGACGCCATCGCACACGAGATGCGCGAGGACGAGGAGGTCTTCGTGATGGGTGAGGACGTCGCCGACTACGAGGGCATCTTCGACAGCACGACCGGTCTCCGCGAGGAATTCGGCTACGACCGCGTCATGGACACCCCCATCTCGGAGACGGCCTTCATCGGTGCCGGCGTCGGGGCGGCTCAGGCCGGCATGCGCCCGATCGTCGAGTTGATGTTCACCGACTTCTTCGGCGTCGCGATGGACCAGATCTACAACAACATGGCGAAGAACACCTACATGAGCGACGGGAACGTCTCCGTCCCGATGACGCTCATGACCGCGGTCGGGGGGACCTACAACGACGCCGCTCAGCACTCCCAGACCCTCTATGGCACCTTCGCCCACCTGCCCGGCATGAAGGTCGTGGTCCCGAGCACGGCCTACGACGCCAAGGGCCTGATGCACAAAGCGATCCGCGACGACGACCCGGTCGTCTACATGTTCCACAAGCGGCTCATGGGACTCGGATGGATGCCCGCCCCGGACGGGCCCAAGACGGCGGTACCCGCGGACGACTACACGATCCCGTTCGGCAGTGCGGACGTGAAACGCGAGGGAGCGGACGTGACGGTCGTCACCCTCGGACTGCACGTTCACCGGGCACTGGAGGCCGCCGAGGAACTGGCCGGTGACGTGGACGTGGAAGTCATCGACCTCCGGACGCTGGTGCCCCTCGACACGGAGACGGTGGTCGAGTCGGTCCGAAAGACCGGCAACCTGGTCGTCGTCGACGAGGACTACCGATCGTACGGCGTCACCGGCGAAATCACGGCCCGCGTCGCGGAATCCGCCCTGGACGACCTGTCCGGCGTCGAGCGGGTCGCGCTTCCCGACGTGCCGATCCCCTACGCCCGGCCGCTCGAAAACGAGGTGCTCCCGGAGGCACAGGACGTGATCGACGCGGTGCGATCGCTGTCGCCATGA
- a CDS encoding thiamine pyrophosphate-dependent dehydrogenase E1 component subunit alpha, which yields MYEWMVTARYYEERLQEEYMEGKEPAFDISAGPIPGELHLAAGHESSAAGVVSHLRAEDTVTAPHRPHHIAIAKGVDLKRMTAEIFGRETGLGSGKGGHMHLFDPDVNFACSGIIGQGVPPAVGAALAEKKRNTDNVAVAFLGEGAIDQGAFLESLNLAKVQELPVVFVIEDNDWAISMPKERVTDVADGSKRGAGHNIPHDRVPQDDAVQVFDAAREAVGRARDDNGPTVLEVQVHRRMGHFMGDAEAYRPEEDKAAAQMRDSIERMEDALENAGVAADDRDAIRADAEARVDEAISWAKDQPEPDPSAAYENEFVNPPAGVADTEPATDGGER from the coding sequence ATGTACGAGTGGATGGTAACGGCGAGATACTACGAAGAACGCCTTCAGGAGGAGTACATGGAGGGAAAGGAGCCGGCATTCGACATTTCGGCCGGACCGATCCCGGGGGAATTACACCTCGCGGCCGGCCACGAGTCCTCGGCGGCGGGGGTCGTCTCGCATCTCAGAGCGGAGGACACCGTGACCGCGCCACACCGGCCACACCACATCGCCATCGCGAAAGGGGTCGACCTGAAGCGCATGACCGCCGAGATATTCGGTCGGGAGACCGGGCTCGGTAGCGGGAAGGGCGGGCACATGCACCTGTTCGATCCCGACGTCAACTTCGCCTGTAGCGGGATCATCGGCCAGGGGGTCCCGCCCGCCGTAGGCGCTGCGCTCGCCGAGAAAAAACGGAACACGGACAACGTGGCCGTGGCGTTCCTGGGCGAGGGCGCGATCGATCAGGGGGCCTTCCTCGAGTCGCTCAACCTGGCGAAGGTCCAGGAGCTCCCGGTCGTCTTCGTGATTGAGGACAACGACTGGGCGATCAGTATGCCCAAAGAACGAGTCACCGACGTCGCGGATGGATCCAAGCGAGGGGCAGGGCACAACATTCCCCATGACCGCGTCCCCCAGGACGACGCGGTCCAGGTGTTCGACGCGGCCCGCGAGGCTGTCGGGCGGGCGCGCGACGACAACGGTCCGACGGTCCTCGAAGTGCAGGTCCACCGCCGGATGGGGCACTTCATGGGCGACGCGGAGGCGTATCGACCCGAGGAAGACAAGGCGGCAGCCCAGATGCGCGATTCGATCGAGCGAATGGAAGACGCCCTGGAGAACGCCGGGGTCGCGGCCGACGACCGCGATGCGATCCGTGCCGACGCGGAGGCCAGAGTCGACGAAGCGATATCGTGGGCGAAAGACCAGCCCGAACCGGACCCGTCGGCGGCGTACGAGAACGAATTCGTGAATCCGCCTGCCGGGGTCGCCGACACCGAACCCGCGACCGACGGGGGTGAGCGCTGA
- a CDS encoding thiazole biosynthesis protein has translation MAEFDSFAAVDEAAVTRAISDHWGEGFRESIESDVLIVGGGPSGSIAAKELAERDLDVVVLERENYLGGGFWQGGYLMNTVTFRDPSQHILDELDVRYESVKDQPGLFVANAPHATAATAAAAGAAGATIHTMTEFTDVVIRDGYRVTGAVINWTPVGSLPNDPPIDPVPITADVVIDASGHDAVVAAKLAQRGALDLPLDTAATDNGPEVETDPDAEAIDRRLPGHDASTHGSMWINESEDAVVEHTDTIHDGLIVTGMAVGTVFGLPRMGPTFGAMLVSGKRAARVALRELDVDADPVEEIPESASPALADD, from the coding sequence ATGGCCGAGTTCGATTCCTTCGCGGCGGTCGACGAGGCGGCGGTGACCAGGGCGATCAGCGATCACTGGGGGGAAGGGTTCAGAGAGAGCATCGAGAGCGACGTCCTCATCGTGGGCGGTGGCCCGTCCGGTTCCATCGCGGCAAAAGAGCTCGCCGAACGCGACCTGGACGTGGTCGTCCTGGAGCGAGAGAACTATCTCGGCGGCGGGTTCTGGCAAGGTGGCTACCTGATGAACACGGTGACCTTCCGGGACCCCTCCCAGCACATCCTCGACGAACTCGACGTCCGATACGAGTCGGTCAAGGACCAGCCGGGACTGTTCGTGGCGAACGCGCCCCACGCGACCGCTGCGACGGCGGCCGCCGCAGGTGCGGCCGGCGCGACGATCCACACGATGACGGAGTTTACCGACGTGGTGATCCGCGATGGGTACCGGGTCACGGGTGCCGTGATCAACTGGACACCCGTCGGATCGCTCCCGAACGATCCGCCGATCGACCCGGTCCCGATCACGGCCGACGTCGTCATCGACGCGTCCGGACACGACGCCGTGGTCGCCGCCAAACTGGCCCAGCGTGGTGCCCTCGACCTCCCGCTGGACACGGCGGCCACCGACAACGGCCCCGAGGTGGAAACCGACCCCGACGCCGAGGCGATCGATCGCCGTCTCCCGGGCCACGACGCGAGCACCCACGGATCGATGTGGATCAACGAATCCGAGGACGCCGTGGTCGAGCACACGGACACGATCCACGACGGACTGATCGTGACCGGGATGGCCGTGGGAACGGTGTTCGGCCTCCCGCGCATGGGCCCGACGTTCGGCGCGATGCTCGTCTCGGGGAAGCGTGCGGCCCGCGTGGCGTTGCGGGAACTCGACGTCGACGCGGACCCGGTCGAGGAGATTCCCGAGTCGGCATCCCCGGCGCTCGCGGACGACTGA
- a CDS encoding response regulator, which produces MTDEPATVLVVDDETNITTLFDAWLDGEYAVRTANSGSEALEQIDESIDVALLDRRMPGISGDELLEEIRDRDLDVRVAMVTAIDPDFDVLEMGFDDYLTKPVSREDLEDLVDALESRKHYAEEMQEYYSLAAKRAALESSKPAAELVESEEYDELLEKLDEIETDLDGKLSGEEDFVSAFQDL; this is translated from the coding sequence ATGACTGACGAACCGGCCACCGTGCTGGTCGTCGACGACGAGACGAACATCACCACGCTGTTCGACGCGTGGCTCGATGGTGAGTACGCCGTGCGCACGGCGAACTCCGGTAGCGAGGCCCTCGAGCAGATCGACGAATCGATCGACGTGGCTCTCCTCGACCGGCGGATGCCCGGCATCTCTGGCGACGAACTCCTGGAGGAGATCCGCGATCGCGACCTCGACGTTCGTGTTGCCATGGTGACCGCGATCGATCCCGACTTCGACGTCCTGGAGATGGGTTTCGACGACTACCTCACCAAGCCCGTCTCGCGAGAGGACCTCGAGGACCTCGTCGACGCGCTGGAGTCCCGCAAACACTACGCCGAGGAAATGCAGGAGTACTACTCGCTGGCCGCGAAAAGGGCGGCCCTCGAGTCCTCGAAGCCCGCGGCCGAACTGGTCGAAAGCGAGGAGTACGACGAACTCCTTGAGAAACTCGACGAGATCGAAACGGACCTCGACGGGAAGTTGTCCGGGGAGGAAGACTTCGTTTCCGCGTTCCAGGACCTCTAG
- a CDS encoding amino acid-binding protein, protein MDDDPGGPRQAHTVRLELNDEPGELLGALEPIADRGGNLLSIFHERGSVTPRGRIPVEIDLEATASQFDAIIDALRGRGVNIIQAGTEHYGEEVTLLLVGHLIDTDLSDTVERLDGDSHASVIDISLAGEVGTDNVATARIRLAAEAGRIDDAIATVRGVADEKDLRVVEPLVGEA, encoded by the coding sequence ATGGACGACGATCCCGGTGGGCCACGACAGGCCCACACCGTCCGGCTCGAACTGAACGACGAGCCGGGGGAACTCTTGGGCGCACTCGAACCGATCGCGGACCGGGGTGGTAACCTGCTCAGTATCTTTCACGAGCGGGGATCGGTGACGCCACGGGGGCGGATTCCGGTCGAGATCGACCTCGAGGCCACCGCGTCTCAGTTCGACGCGATCATCGACGCCCTGCGTGGACGGGGGGTCAACATCATCCAGGCAGGCACCGAACACTACGGTGAGGAGGTGACGCTGTTGCTCGTGGGACACCTCATCGACACGGACCTCTCCGACACCGTCGAGCGACTCGATGGGGACTCCCACGCGTCCGTGATCGACATCTCGTTGGCGGGAGAAGTGGGCACAGATAACGTCGCGACGGCCCGGATTCGGCTCGCCGCCGAGGCCGGACGCATCGACGACGCGATCGCTACCGTCCGCGGAGTCGCCGACGAGAAGGACCTTCGCGTCGTCGAACCGCTCGTGGGGGAGGCCTGA
- a CDS encoding homoserine dehydrogenase, with the protein MRLAIMGAGAVGRSVAELAPEYGHDVVAIADSSGAVVDADGVAVEDALERKADTGTVGSADPDDVLGASYDVLVEATPTTLGDAEPGFGNLAAALERDRHVVLANKGPVAERYDDVMALVADSDGEVRFEATVGAAIPAIATIEGVGPSRVTAVRGVLNGTANFVLTRMAKEGLSYEHVLAEAQDLGVAEADPSFDVEGTDAALKGTIVANVLDGGGHTLGDASVEGITVLPTSALDLAAEDGRTVRLIVEVTRSGVHVAPRLVPEHDTLAVSGTMNIVQFETEHADRLNISGRGAGGPETASAVLADVDRLD; encoded by the coding sequence ATGCGGCTCGCGATCATGGGCGCGGGCGCGGTCGGTCGGTCCGTGGCCGAACTCGCGCCCGAGTACGGCCACGACGTCGTGGCCATCGCCGATTCGTCCGGTGCCGTCGTCGACGCCGACGGCGTCGCCGTCGAGGACGCTCTCGAGCGGAAAGCCGACACCGGGACTGTCGGGTCGGCCGATCCGGACGATGTACTCGGGGCGTCGTACGACGTTCTCGTGGAAGCGACGCCGACAACCCTGGGCGACGCCGAACCCGGATTCGGCAACCTCGCCGCTGCGCTCGAACGGGATCGGCACGTCGTCCTCGCCAACAAGGGGCCCGTTGCGGAACGGTACGACGACGTGATGGCCCTGGTCGCGGATTCGGACGGCGAGGTCCGCTTCGAGGCGACGGTCGGCGCGGCCATTCCCGCCATCGCTACCATCGAGGGCGTGGGACCCTCGCGCGTCACGGCGGTCCGGGGCGTGCTCAACGGGACGGCGAACTTCGTCCTCACGCGGATGGCCAAGGAGGGACTCTCCTACGAGCACGTCCTCGCGGAGGCCCAGGACCTCGGCGTTGCCGAAGCCGATCCCTCCTTCGATGTCGAGGGGACGGACGCGGCGCTCAAGGGGACCATCGTGGCGAACGTCCTCGACGGGGGCGGTCACACGCTCGGGGACGCGTCCGTGGAGGGCATCACGGTACTACCGACGAGCGCGTTGGATCTGGCGGCCGAAGACGGTCGAACGGTCCGGCTGATCGTGGAGGTGACGAGATCGGGCGTCCACGTCGCACCGCGCCTCGTGCCCGAACACGACACGCTCGCGGTCTCAGGGACGATGAACATCGTTCAATTCGAGACCGAACACGCCGATCGCCTCAATATCAGCGGGCGGGGCGCGGGCGGCCCCGAGACGGCGAGCGCCGTCCTCGCCGACGTCGACCGTCTGGACTGA